Genomic window (Leptolyngbya sp. 'hensonii'):
CGCTGATCAAAGATGAGCTGGCGGCAGACCTCCTGATGGCGAGGTTCGATTTTAGCCACGGGTAGGATCTTGTTGGCGCTGATGATGGCTGCATCCAGACCAGCCCCGATCGCCTCATGCAAAAACATGGAATTCAGCACAATCCGGGCAGCCGGGTTCAACCCAAACGACACATTGGAAACCCCCAGAATGACATGACATCCCGGTAGTTCCTCCCGAATGCGGCGAGTGGCCAGAATGGTCTCCCGTCCATTCACCCGATCCTCCTCAATGCCGGTTGAAATTGGCAAGGCCAAGGGGTCAAAGAAAATCTCATGGGCCGGAATGCCAAACTCCACGGCCTGACGGTAAGCCCGCTGCGCGATCGCAAACTTCTTGTCGGCGGTGCGGGCCATGCCCTCTTCATCGATCGTCCCCACCACCACCCCGGCTCCATACTGGCGAGCCAGTTCCAGAACCTTGAAAAACCGGGGTTCTCCATCTTCGTAGTTGGTGGAGTTGAGCAGACATTTCCCCCCAGCCACCTTCAGTCCGGCTTCCATCTTTTCCCATTCGGTGGAATCCAGCATCAGGGGCAGGGTAACGTTCGTCACCAAGCGAGAGACCAGTTCCCGCATGTCCCGCTCTCCATCGCGACCCACATAGTCCACATTCACATCCAGGATATGTGCCCCCTCCCGCACCTGGGTTCGAGCCAGGGCCACCAGCCCATCCCAGTCTTCTGCATTCAGCAGGTCGCGACACTTTTTGGACCCACTGGCGTTCAGGCGCTCTCCCACAATCAGGAAGGAATTGTCCTGCTCATAGGGCTGGGCTGAATAGATGGATGCTGCCGCAGGGACATATTGCAAGGCTTTACGATCGAAATAATCGATGCGTACTGGGCGGGCCTTAGGTTGTAGCGTGGGGGCAATTTCAGCCATCGCCCGAATGTGATCGGGGCGGGTACCACAGCACCCCCCAATCACCTGTACCCCCAGATCCTCGACAAAATGCATCAGGGACAGCCGCAATTCCATGGGCGTCAGCTTGTAGTGGGCGTGCCCCCCTACATTTTCTGGCAGCCCCGCATTGGGAATACAGGAGATCACAAAGGGGGAATGGGCAGACAGATAGCGAATGTGCTCCGCCATCCGATCTGGCCCCGTGGCACAGTTCAAGCCCAGAATATCGATCGGGTAGGGCTCTAGAATTGCCAGGACCGCGCTGATATCTGAACCCACCAGCATGGTGCCCTGAATTTCCATGGTCACGGAAACCATCAGGGGACGACGCTCTCCTCGGCTCTTGAAGACATCCTCGATCGCATTCAGGGCCGCCTTAATTTGCAGCACATCCTGGCAGGTTTCTACAATGAACAGATCGACCCCACCGTCATACAGCCCCTCAGCCTGAACCGTAAACGCTGCTCTCAGGGTGTCATAGTCGATATTACCCAGCGTTGGTAGCTTGGTCCCCGGCCCCATGGAGCCTGCCACAAAGCGGGGCTTTTCTGGAGTGGAGAACTCTGCTGTGACCCGTTTAGCCAGTTCTGCTGCTGCCCGATTCAGGTCATAGGCCTGATCAGCCAGGTCATATTCCGCCAGAACAAAGGTGCTGCCCCCAAAAGTATCTGTCTCAATCACATCTGCGCCCGCTTCCAGGTAGCTGCGATGGACCTGGGCAACCGCTTCTGGTTTGGTTTTCACCAGGTACTCATTACACCCCTCATATTCCGGTCCCCCAAAATCGTCAGCAGTCAGGTTCTGGGTCTGTAGAGAGGTACCCATGGCCCCATCAAAGACAATGACCGGACGCTCTGGGCTGTGGAGTCGAGCCAGGAATGGATGAGTCATGTTCAAGAAACCTGGTTAAGGAATTGTAATGATGAGTGAATTATTTCAGATTATGACATTCCCATCGGCTTAACGGGTTGCCTGTAACCCACTGACAATGCCCGCTCCGATCGTCAGCAACAAAAGCACCCAGATCACTGAACTGGGCAGAAACGACAGCAGTTTCCAGCCTCGCAGCATCCAGACCAGAGCTGTGAGGCCGAAGAAGACGAGGAATAGGGCCGTGGCAGGGCTGATGTATCGTCCCACAAAGACTCTCCATCAGGGGTAAAACATCATGCCCATTGTGGCATGGAGTCGATCAGACTGCAGGGGGCATGAGATTCTTCATCTTATTGGTAGGGTGGGCTCCACTAAAATTTGCGCAATCTTCACAGATCATCGATACGTTTCTTCGTAATCCTGGGTATCTTTGGATAGAAGCTCAGGGTTAACAAGAGTCAACGTAGCTCCCTCGGAAGGCTTGGCTGTTGCACCCATGAATGTCGCACATTTGCACAACACATTCGGATGGCTGAACTGGCATGACTGACGCTCTTTCTTCTGAATTGATACCGGTTACCGCCGATGCAGACTGGCATTTTCTAGATCAAGAAGAACTGATTCGCGGCGAAATTTTACTAAAAACCCAATCCCATTCCGCCTGGGGGGCGGCGGTGACGGCCTGGATGTACCTGCCCGTTGGACGATCGCAGGCCTGGCAGGGCTTAACAGACTATCCCCGCTGGGTGCAATACTTCCCTGACCTGATCCGCAGCGAAGTTCTGTCCAACAAGGATGCTCAGGTCCCTGCGTTCAGGGTTGCTACAGGGTCAAAGCGAAAGCAACTCTATCAGGTGGCCCGGAAAGCGTTCCTCTTCTTCACGGCCCAGGTTGAGATTTATCTCAGTGTGTTTGAAACCCTCCATCGTCAGATTCAATTTCGCTTAGAGAGCGGCAGTTTCTCAGATTTT
Coding sequences:
- a CDS encoding SRPBCC family protein — its product is MTDALSSELIPVTADADWHFLDQEELIRGEILLKTQSHSAWGAAVTAWMYLPVGRSQAWQGLTDYPRWVQYFPDLIRSEVLSNKDAQVPAFRVATGSKRKQLYQVARKAFLFFTAQVEIYLSVFETLHRQIQFRLESGSFSDFSAELKLQDCGNGTLLMYTVRATPLIPVPSVFIQQAIQLDLPANLRRMRQVLCSI
- the metH gene encoding methionine synthase, translating into MTHPFLARLHSPERPVIVFDGAMGTSLQTQNLTADDFGGPEYEGCNEYLVKTKPEAVAQVHRSYLEAGADVIETDTFGGSTFVLAEYDLADQAYDLNRAAAELAKRVTAEFSTPEKPRFVAGSMGPGTKLPTLGNIDYDTLRAAFTVQAEGLYDGGVDLFIVETCQDVLQIKAALNAIEDVFKSRGERRPLMVSVTMEIQGTMLVGSDISAVLAILEPYPIDILGLNCATGPDRMAEHIRYLSAHSPFVISCIPNAGLPENVGGHAHYKLTPMELRLSLMHFVEDLGVQVIGGCCGTRPDHIRAMAEIAPTLQPKARPVRIDYFDRKALQYVPAAASIYSAQPYEQDNSFLIVGERLNASGSKKCRDLLNAEDWDGLVALARTQVREGAHILDVNVDYVGRDGERDMRELVSRLVTNVTLPLMLDSTEWEKMEAGLKVAGGKCLLNSTNYEDGEPRFFKVLELARQYGAGVVVGTIDEEGMARTADKKFAIAQRAYRQAVEFGIPAHEIFFDPLALPISTGIEEDRVNGRETILATRRIREELPGCHVILGVSNVSFGLNPAARIVLNSMFLHEAIGAGLDAAIISANKILPVAKIEPRHQEVCRQLIFDQRRFEGDICVYDPLTELTTLFEGATTKQNRTQDDNLPLEEKLKRHIIDGERIGLEQVLAKALEQYPPLEIINTFLLDGMKVVGELFGSGQMQLPFVLQSAETMKSAVAYLEPFMEKKEAGQAKGTVVIATVKGDVHDIGKNLVDIILSNNGYKVINLGIKQPVDHIIDAYQAHQADCIAMSGLLVKSTAFMKENLQVFNDRGITVPVILGGAALTARFVSDDCQKTYQGRVIYGKDAFSDLHFMDKLMSAKAQEQWDDRLGFLNEIDATIGGEPAILTAASSDHLPVPDNGHTPGADAVPVENTQRSEAVDPQIPRPVPPFWGTQVLRSQDIPLEEIFGYLDLQALIAGQWQFRKPREQSREEYDAFLAEKVYPILEDWKQRILDQRLLDPQVVYGYFPCQSVGNTVHLYPPEGMDGLVQGDGGTSLSAIASFTFPRQKSMRRLCIADFYAPQELGVMDVLPMQAVTVGEIATAYAQKLFESNEYTDYLYFHGLAVQVAEALAEWLHARIRRELGFGAAEPEQIRDILAQRYQGSRYSFGYPACPNIQDQYKLLDLLQSERINLYMDESEQLYPEQSTTALIAYHPVAKYFSA